TGCGTCTGGGCAACATGCCGCAGATCCGTACGGTGATCGACGAGGAACTCGAAGGCGTGTGGAGCGGCAAGCAAACGCCCAAAGCTGCACTCGACAAGGCCGTACAACGTGGCGACGACCTGTTGGCTCGCTTCGCGAAGCAAGGCAGCTAAGCCGCCGCGAACGCGCGAGCATGCATGTCATGCCGGGGCTTTTCCTGCATTCGGCACATGAATCGCGACGTTACAATGACACCACCCCGGCCCGCCTGAAACGCGGGCCGGATTGGTTTTTTTCGGTCACTACGTTATGGCGCACAACTCCAGAGAACGCCCTCGCTTCGGCACCGGCTGGCTGCCCTACGCTCTTGTAGCCCCGCAACTGCTCATCACCGTCGTCTTCTTCCTGTGGCCCGCGGGCGAAGCCCTGTGGCAATCGACTTCGACGCAGGACGCCTTCGGGCTATCGAGCGAGTTCGTCGGGCTCGCCAACTTCACGGCGCTGTGGGGCGATCCGCTCTATCTCGCCTCATTCCGCACCACGATGATCTTCAGCACACTGGTGACCGTGTGCGGTCTGGTCATCTCGCTACTGCTCGCCGCGATGGCCGACCGGGTCACGCGTGGCAAACGCACCTACCAGACACTCCTGATCTGGCCATACGCCGTTGCACCGGCCATTGCCGCCGTACTGTGGGCCTTTCTCTTCAATCCAAGTATCGGTCTGATCACCTACGGCCTCGCCAAATTCGGCATCGAATGGAATCATGCGCTCAATGGCGGGCAGGCGATGTTTCTCGTCGTGCTGGCGTCGATCTGGAA
This is a stretch of genomic DNA from Pandoraea faecigallinarum. It encodes these proteins:
- the ugpA gene encoding sn-glycerol-3-phosphate ABC transporter permease UgpA; this translates as MAHNSRERPRFGTGWLPYALVAPQLLITVVFFLWPAGEALWQSTSTQDAFGLSSEFVGLANFTALWGDPLYLASFRTTMIFSTLVTVCGLVISLLLAAMADRVTRGKRTYQTLLIWPYAVAPAIAAVLWAFLFNPSIGLITYGLAKFGIEWNHALNGGQAMFLVVLASIWKQISYNFLFFYAGLQAIPRSLVEAAAIDGAGPIRRFFGLVLPLISPTTFFLLVVNLVYSFFDTFPVIDAATGGGPGQSTMTLIYKIYSEGFKGLDLGSSAAQSVVLMVIVIVLTVVQFRFIERKVQYA